A part of Manduca sexta isolate Smith_Timp_Sample1 chromosome 10, JHU_Msex_v1.0, whole genome shotgun sequence genomic DNA contains:
- the LOC115446714 gene encoding loricrin encodes MKCSRPFVLLILAALFYATSGSEAEGKIKPSKVQPRGLGIGGGGKELANSGGSEGGNSGGGGFASLLNICKNESSVNSNPFLCMICKGPSGNCFKSGGGGSSGGSGGSGGSGSASSAASAASAASATS; translated from the exons ATGAAGTGCTCTAGACCTTTCGTTTTGTTAATACTGGCAGCGTTATTTTACGCGACCTCTGGAAGCGAGGCTGAAGGAA AGATTAAGCCCAGCAAGGTGCAGCCCAGAGGGTTAGGTATTGGTGGTGGCGGCAAAGAGCTAGCTAACAGTGGCGGCAGCGAAGGAGGGAACTCTGGTGGAGGAGGATTTGCGTCATTactaaatatttgcaaaaatgaATCATCAGTCAACAGCAACCCG tttttatgCATGATATGCAAGGGACCTTCAGGTAATTGCTTCAAATCTGGCGGCGGTGGTAGTTCTGGTGGGTCAGGAGGATCTGGCGGATCTGGTAGTGCTAGCAGTGCGGCTTCTGCTGCTTCTGCTGCTTCTGCTACCTCGTAA
- the LOC115446699 gene encoding dentin sialophosphoprotein: MPRAGLNQLIANKALAKSGEGTAGRAVPTDDDTDLLEQWCENPYEPVGDPVRWLLCTLRDVFTSDDDSDSDESDSSTESNESNSTTESNSETSGSTTNNDTSTTGNATGTNDNQGEVTTTVSPDGNSGTEASAA; encoded by the exons ATGCCCAGAGCTGGATTGAATCAACTAATAGCTAATAAAGCTTTAGCTAAAAGTGGGGAGGGTACCGCTGGTCGTGCTGTCCCCACCGACGACGATACTGACTTATTGGAGCAATGGTGTGAAAATCCTTACGAGCCAGTAGGAGACCCG GTCCGCTGGTTATTATGCACGCTTCGTGATGTATTCACTTCCGATGATGATAGTGATTCTGATGAAAGTGATAGTAGCACTGAGAGTAATGAAAGCAATAGTACCACCGAAAGCAATTCAGAAACTAGCGGTAGTACCACAAATAATGATACAAGCACAACTGGAAATGCAACTGGAACTAATGACAATCAAGGTGAAGTTACTACTACTGTTAGTCCAGATGGCAATAGTGGAACCGAGGCCAGTGCAGCTTAA